AGCTTGGGCACTAGTATATCGTCCATAACAACTTTGATGAACAACAGTATTAAATTCATCTAAAAACACTTTGTCTTTATTTTTGTAAAACCTTTCACATACAGGACATTTTAAACGGTAGAAGTCATTATTATTCAATTCGTTTTCCCCCATTGGTTTCGTTATTTTTGTGTTACGTTGTTACTAAGTACACGACGAGTCCCTTCTTTATTATGCTTCAAGGAAAAATTCCCAGTACTACCTTCATGATAAGTAATCAGTTCCTCTTCATTTGAAAAGAATAGTTTGATTATGTATTTCGCGAAGTAGTCGCCAATACATTTATCTAAATATTTATCTCTATAAAACTGGTTGACGGTTTTTCAAACAACCACTGATTCTGCTCAATCACAATTGTGATGTAGTTCATATTTACCACTTGCACTAATACTATTGTACTATTTATCTTTGTAATGTGAAAGGATTTTTTTAAGAATGTTTTTTCGTAATGATCACGCTGATTCATTACCATACTTAGCTCAAAAGAAACCCTAGAAACTTCTATCCGGTAATTTGATTACGGCCAAGGAAATGTATCGGCAGACAGGTGATTACCACCTCACATCTTCTGTTAAAAAGTCATACGTATATAGAATTATAAATGTTATACTTGTTGTACTATTTTGACCAATTTTCAGTTGGTCAATCTTTATCAATCAAGCCAGATTGTATGAGTTACCTTATTTGTGTTTTGGACAAAAATACGGGGAGGAATCCAAATGCAAAATAAATTAAGAAAATCTGCAAAAGACAAATCTATATCTGGAGTTTGTGGAGGCATTGCCGAATATTTTGGTATATCTTCCCTTGGGGTAAGGATTATCTTCATTGTTTTAACTCCTGCCAATCTGCTCATATATATAATTCTAGCAAACACAATCCTCGATAGTCCGCCGTCACTGTAAGTAGTACTTTTTTCAGTGGCGCGATTGTTGAAGACCAAAGCCTAATTAGGCTTTTTTATCCTTCTTTATTTTAAAAATATCCCATTGTTAGTATAAAAAATATTGCTCCCTAGGCTAAACTTATTTTCTTTGTAGACAGTAAATACAGTTGAATAGGAAACAAGCGATTTCCTCTGCTAATGACTCATCAAGATACATGAAAGTAGTAAACGGTACATAAATATGAAGGTATACTGAACATTAATGAATTTAGTCAAGGTTGTTTTTTGCACATTAGTATAAAAATAAATATCTTAGGCTTTCGCCATTCATTCTTGGCGATAAGCCAAGATTTTCTATCATAAATATCAAAGTATTACAGGGGGAATAGCCATGAGCATTGAACTTTTTTCACAGGCTCCAACAGCTCTTCAGGTATATAAAGCTGGAGATCCAAATCCCAAAAAAATAAAGCGAATTGTTTATGGACAGGCTACATCAGACGCAAATGGCATAGCTAAACTTTATTTTACAGACAATGGATTGGCTAATGGTAATTCGTTATTGCAAACTATTGACCATGCGACATCAAGTGTATATTCTACAAGTTCTACTATAAACGCAAGACCAAGAGTACAAATGCGAGAGAAGAATGTTACTGCAAAATATGTGTCTGCCAATGTTACCAATATTAGTGGTGTAACATTGTTGGGAATTAAGGTATTAGGTTCAGAAAACCCAGTAAGTGGAATTGTTGTAGATTTTATGATTCTAGGTAGTTTTAATGGTTAAAAAAAACGCCAAAGGGTTTGAGTTGTTTGGCCAACCCCAGCTTGAAGCGCTAAAAACCGATTCCCCTAATGTAAAGGATAATCGGTTTTTCGTTATATCATAGGATGATGTGATTCACGTTGTAAAATCGGTGGTAGATGTTGGTGTGAAATTGACAACTTGCAAGACCACAGGACTATCAGCGATGATCGGATCGCCTCCGGCCGGAACATCGATTGCTAATGAACCAACGCCAGTAGCTCCGGGTGTGTACGTTGACAAACCTTCCATTTGGGCCACACCATTAACATACACAGTAAAATAACTGTTATCCGTTGCTAATTGTGGAAGCTCAGTTACTGCTGAACCATCATCTTGGAAAAAGTCAGCTGCATCAATGGTTAATGTGCTCCCGGGAGCGGTATCGGTGGTTGTGACATTGAAAAAACTGGCTGCATTAGGTTCGACATTGGTCGTGACTGTCCCCCCAATTTGCAACTTCATTAATTGAAGAGCTATATCTATTTTCACCTCGCTAATTGTGATTTAACTATTACCACTATTAACTTATGAAAATGAAAACAAGGATGTTTGGACAGTAGCTGTGTTTTATCAAAATCCACCCATATCCATTAATCATATAATAAATAGGGAAGAGAACTGCATGGAATAAGTGGGGTCATCCTTTAACAATTACAAATAAAAGAATAATGGGAGCATCGGTTGGGGGAGGGTCGCTTGATTTTAAGTGAAGGGCGCTTCCTCCAGATCGTAAATGGATGGGGGCTGTAAAACGCCATTTACAAACAAATTTGTATAGGAAACGTTGTTAGGATTTAGTATGTCGCCACTTCCGTATTGTTTTAAAGCGTCCTGATTCGTATAAATCTTTTTATCCTCTTTAGCAAGCGCAATATATTGGACAGTCTCCAAGCCAATACTGGGATTTGGAGTGGATCCCGTGGATACATTGATTGTGATGGAAGGGTTAAATGACGGATTGAATGTATTTGTATTTACAGGGCTGTTTTTGGGACTTCCCCTGCACTCCTTACAGCAATGCTCGCATGTCCCTTTGCAACGAAGGTCTTCGTCAAATGAACTTTTTTTGGTATATCTGGGATGACAATATTTCTTTTTCAATTTGAGTGTCTCCTTTCCTCAACGTGTTGTTTTAATTATCATATTTAAGCAACAAAGGCAATGCTTGTGCGGATGCCAAGATTGTAGAGGAAAGTGCAGTCTGATGACGGAGTATTTGTTTTACATAGTAAAAACCAGGATTGTTTGCTATAAAAAACCGATTTTATCCGTTTGTCCAGACTCTATTTTAAAATCAATTATTCTACCATCTCCTCATTGTTTTTAATCATCTGCTGAACCAGCGTACTGGAGTTAAAGTCGGTGTTACCACGCAGTAATTCCAAGTAGAAGTTATGTGTTTGTAACGTCCGCTTGATGTTGCTTGTGTGTTTGAAATGGATCATATTCGGCTTGATAATTTCATAAATAGTTTTACCGATTTCGATGACAAATGGGTTATTTGTTGCTTCCAGAACTGCATGATGAAATTCTAAATCTATCTCGGCGAGTTCCTCAGGACTTAAGCTAGAATTCATTCTTTCCTTTTGCGACTGATAGACTTCTTCAATTTTACTGATATCCTTGTTTCCATCTGTGATGATCATGTTTATTAATAGAACCTCAAAGTGCTGGCGAAACTCGATAAGCTGCTCCATGCTGTTACTATGCATAATCAAACTGAATATTAGCGGATTTAATGAAAAGTGAGAGGGGTTATTTGTAATAAACATTCCTTCGCCACGTTTAATTTGGATTACCCCAATAGCTTCTAAAATCTTAATTGCTTCTCTGACAGGGGTTCTGCTTACCCCTAATTTCTCCATTAATTCCTTTTCAGTGGGCAGTTTGTCACCTGGTTTTAATTCTCCGCTGAGAAGATTATCTTTAATAATTAATACAATTTCTGAGGATATGGTGCGATTTAAGCTGATTTTATCAATGGAAAAAGTCATTATGATCATCTCCTTATTTCACAATGGCTGCGCCTACAATTGCGCACTTCAATATTTGATAAATAAAATTTTTCAGTCAATTTATATTTACAAACGAAATTTAATTTGGTAGGATGTGTACAACATAGTACATCATACGTAGTAAGTAGATATCCCTAAATATACTATATATTTTGATTTCTGTATAGGGGAAGAAAATTCGCTAGTATGTGAGCGTACAAGAATCACATTAAAAATGGGGAAGGAAGCTAAATTATACGTAACTTTGGATTAGTAATTTGTGCCTTTCTGTAAGCGTTGCCAATAAGTAATCACTTTTTTCTTTGGAAGGGGTTGAAGTCTTTCTCAAATGATTAGGATAAAGGCTTTCGTGTCAATTAACATCCAAGATCAAATTCCATAATAGTTACTCATATTACATTGTGAAATCACATGAATTTACGAAGGGAGTATTGACTTTGGAGAATAAAAAAAGAAAGCAGGAACGCCGTTTTGCAATAGCTAACCGGGAAGCCATTATTGGTTGTATATTGGCCGTCATTAATTTTGTATGGTGGTACGGTTTTGCCTATGGACTGGGTTCGAAACCGCCTGAAGAATATACTTACATACTGGGGTTTCCGGCATGGATCTTTTTCAGTTTGATTTTGGGAACGCTTTTCATGTTTGTGCTGGTTTTTATCGTGGTTAAGTTTTTACTGACAGATATATCGCTGGAGGATGAAGATGAAAACGAAGAAGACGAAGATGAGGTGATGAACGTATGAATTGGAATGTGATTACCCCATTATTATTATTTCTAGTGGTGATTTTCCTGATCGGAATCTGGTCGAACCGGAAATTATCGAAGGCAGAGGGCTTTCTAAGCGATTATTTTCTTGGGAGCCGTGAGTTTGGAGGATTGGTTCTGGCCATGACCATGGTAGCAACCTATGGCAGTGCATCCAGTTTCTTAGGTGGGCCGGGTGCAGCGTATACCATTGGATTTGGCTGGGTTTTGCTTGCGATGACCCAAGTGGCAACAGGATATTTTGTGCTGCTGATATTGGGAAAGAAGTTCGCAATTGTAGCAAGGCGGTATAATGCCGTAACGCTGATTGACTTCTTGAAAGAAAGATATAAAAGTACAGCAGTTGTCCTGTTAGCAGCTTTCAGCATTATCGTCTTTCTTTTCTCTGCAATGGCCGCCCAATGGGTTGGGGGAGCATATCTCATTCAGTCGGTGACAGGAATTAATTATACGGCTGCTTTGTTTATTTTTACGGCATCTGTCTTGGTATATGTAACGATTGGCGGTTTTCGCGCTGTTGTTATCACAGATACGGTTCAGGGAATTGTCATGCTTTTTGGAACAATACTATTGCTTGTTGCTGTAGTCATCGCTGGGGGCGGATTATCCACTATTTTTTCTGATTTGGTATCTATTAATCCAAATTTAATTACACCTTTTGGTCATGACGGTTCATTAACAGCTTCCTACGTATCTTCTTACTGGATCCTTGTCGGTGTTGGTGTTGTTGCTGTACCACAGGTTGCCGTTAGGGCAATGTCCTATAAAAATTCTAAATCCATGCATCGAGCAATTATGATAGGGACTGTTGTAGTAGGAACGATTATGCTTGGGATGCATTTAATCGGTGTGTTTGCGAGACCGGTGCTGCCAGGGATTGAAGTAGCGGACAAGGTTATTCCATTTATTGCTTTAGAGGTAGTGCCGCCATGGCTTGCCGGTATCCTCCTTGCTGGTCCTTTAGCAGCAATTATGTCGACGGTAGACTCGTTGTTGTTGTTAGTCAGCTCATCGATTGTCAAGGATGTTTATTTAAATTACCTCAAACCAAAGGCAACGGAAAAACAGATTAAAACAGTAAGTATGAGTGTGACTGCGGTAATCGGTATTGTTGCTTTTCTGCTAGCCATTAGTCCGCCTGATTTGTTAATCTTTTTGAACCTATTTGCATTTGGCGGGTTAGAAGCTGCGTTTATGTGGCCGCTTATATTAGGGTTGTATTGGAAATATGCCAATAAAACTGGAGCGATTGCTTCGATGATTACCGGTATTGGTTCTTATATTGCCATTCACTTTTATAATCAGGCTTTTGGCGATTTATTCGGCGTACATACCGTTACAGTTCCGGTGTTTCTTTCGTTGATTGTATTTGTGGTGTTTAGTTTGATCTTTAAGCAGGAAGCCTATGAATTTCCGACACGGAATATTAGAAAGGGAGCGTAGGGGAGATATTCTGGTGGTCCATCCGGGCATTTAGATTGAAAAGTGTACTCCCATCCTTTTTCATCGAGTGCACTGAAAAAGTGGTGGATGTTAATAATTTCATTTTTCACCTATACTTAGCATCTTGAATATACGAAGACTCCTGCGGGAAGTGAGAGATCGGCGAGACCCCGGAGGACGGCAGTCCGAGGAGACTCGACACTCGCCCGCGGAAAGCGACGTATATTCAAGATGCGATGATAGATCCACATATTTTGTTCTAAATTTCCCTTTTTCAGTGGTCTCTTTTCATCCACTGTGGAAACCCTACCATATTTTATACTATAAAAACTATCAAACTAGTAAGGAGTGATGTTTCATGAAATTAGTGATGGACTGGAATGAATGGTCTGATCTTGATGCCATGGGTATTGCGGAATTGGTACGGAATGGTGAGATTACCCCGCGGGAAGTGGCCCAACAGGTTTCCGCTGGCGTCGAGGCCTTAAACCCTGAGATCAACTCCGTCATTGAGATTTTTGATGACGTTGTCAAAGATCCCTTGAAGGATGGGATGGATCCTGAAGGGGTCTTTGCGGGCGTGCCATTTTTAATGAAGGATTTAAGTTCAACTGTCAAAGGCCGCCTGCAGGAAATGGGTTCGCTTATGATGAAGGGAAACCGCGCTACTGCTGATAGTTTCCTGACCAAACAAATCCGTAACGCTGGTCTTAACATTATCGGTCGAACGACAACGCCAGAGTTTGGCCTTTGCAGTTCGGCAGAGAACCCGGACGTCTATATTACGCGAAATCCGTGGAATCTTGACTATACAACTTGCGGCTCCTCGGCTGGTACGGCGGCCTCGGTTGCAGCAGGAATCATTCCAATCTCCCATGCAACGGATGGTGGTGGTTCGATTCGAATTCCTGCAGGTGTGAACGGCAACATCGGTTTGAAACCGTCCCGTGGCGTTTTTTCAGCGGCCCCGAACAGTTCCGACCTGATGAATGTAGTTTCTGCTCAAGGGTGCCATACGCGAACGATCCGTGATACTGCTGCCTTTGTCGATAATTGCAGAGGTGGAGCCCCTGGGGAGTTCATGCCGTATTGGAAGCCGTCTGAGTCATACACCGAGCAAATCCGGCGCGATCCAAAAAAACTTCGTATCGCTGTTTCACATGAGTGGGGTGATTACCGGGCAACACCGCATATTGTAGCTGAATTGGAACGTGCGGCTCATTTCCTGGAGGGACTTGGCCATCACGTGGAGTGGGTTGTTCCCGATGTTAATCTTCATGCCGCCTACGAAGCACAAACTTCGGCATATATCATGAAATTTGCGCAAACGATTTCGAACATACTGGAGCAAAAGGGCCTGGAACGTCCACCTGCTGATCTGATTGAACCGATGTGTATTCGGGTCTTTGAAGAGGGACGATTTGCCAGCTATGCGGAACGCGCCAGGATGCAGGGAGTATTTAATAAAACCTCCCGGGAGCTTGCAACCTTCTTTGAGGACTGGGATATTATCCTGACACCGGTAATGGCCTCGCCCACGCCATTACTTGGAACGAAAGAGTATTTGACGATTAGTGATAACCCCTCCGTCTATAATTGGTTCGAGAATCTCTGGGGCATATTCGCGTATACTTCGATTGCCAATCTCTGCGGTCTTCCGGGCATTTCGCTGCCAATGGCTGAGATGGAAAATGGAATGCCGTTTGGAATTCACGCACTCGCGCGGCAAGGAGACGATGGATTGCTGCTTCAGCTGGGTGCCCAAATCGAGCGTGCACTAGATGGGAAATGGAATCATGGCAGGAAACCCGCTGTCCATGTTTCAGAAATTTAATTAAGTATATGGATTCGGATTGCTGGAAGGGGCAGTTCTTATCTTAAAGGATAAGAATGTATAAAATATGTCTAGCTCCAGCGCCCAGAAGCTGCCGTCATAAGCAATGGACACTACGAACGCGAAACCCATGCGTTCTACGGTCCCTTGCTTATGCGTCCGCTTCTAAACGGGGCGCCCTGAGCTTTTCTTACACTTTAAGAAAGCATAAATCTTTATCGGTATAAAGTATAAAAAAATCTAAGGCTTTCGCCATTAGTTCTTGGCGACAAGCCAAGATTTTCTAACAAAAAGGATGATTCGAATGAACGTAGATAAGATTGCGATTTTACCTGGGGACGGAATTGGCCCGGAAGTGACAAGGGAAGCAGTGAAGATATTACAGACACTTTCCGAAATTGATTCGACCTTTCAAATGGAAACCAAAGAATTTAACTGGAATAGTGATTACTATCTGGAACATGGACGAATGATGCCTGAGGATGGGCTCGATCAGTTAAAAGATTTTGACGCCATTTTATTCGGTGCGATTGGAGATTACCGGGTGCCGGACTCCGTTACGATATGGAATTTAATTTTGCCAATTCGAAAACATTTTCAGCAATACGTTAATTTTAGACCGGTCAAGCTTCTCCGTGGAATGGAAAGCCCCTTGAAACAGGATAATCCGATTGATTTTGTCATTATCCGTGAGAATAGTGAGGGGGAATATACCGATTCGGGTGGCAATATGTTTCACGGGGAAACGAGGGAAATGGCAATACAGAACACGGTGATGACAAGGCAGGGTATCACGCAAATTGCTGAATTTGCGTATCAATATGCCCGGGAACATGGTCTAACGAAAGTAACGAATGCAACAAAGTCAAACGTCGTTGTCCATGCAATGTCATTTTGGGATCGGATGGTAGAGGAAATTGCTGACAAGAACAAGGATATCGCCTATGAAAAATATTATATTGACGCCTTGGCTGCCTATTTTGTCCAGCGGCCGAAATCTTTCGAAGTGGTACTCGCGTCCAATTTATTCGGTGACATTTTATCGGATTTGGGATCAGCCATCGTCGGAGGGCTGGGGCTTGCCCCGTCTGGAAATATAAACCCAAGTGGTGAATTTCCTTCCATGTTTGAAGCCGTGCACGGATCTGCTCCGGATATCGCTGGAAAAGGTATTGCCAATCCCATGGCCCAAATCTGGTCAGCAGCGCTCATGCTGGAGCATTTAGGAAGAAGAGATCTGCATGACGCTGTCTTAACAGCCATGGAAGAAGTTTTGGAAGAGAAAAAAGTGTTAACGCCGGATATTGGCGGGACGGCGTCAACTGTGGAAATTGGAGACGTTATTGCCGGGAAACTGAAAAAAATAATGGGGTGATGTAATGACATTGAAAGGGAAAACGATGATTGTAACAGGTGCCGCTGGAGGAATGGGAAAAGCTACTGTAGCATTATTGCTGGAAGAAGGAGCAAATGTAGCTGGTTGTGATTTACATACGGATTCGCTTGATGAATTTAATGGCCACCCCGGTTTTATGGCATATCAAGGAAATCTACTAGCAGAAGATACGGTACGTCATATTTTTAAAGAAACCTTTGATCGTTTTGGATCCATTGATGGGCTGGCCAATATTCTCGGGATTGCTCAAAGCGCAACACCGATTGAAGACTGCAGCCTGGATGACTATCGAAAAATCATGGATGTGAATATGACTAGTATTTTTTTAACATGCCGGGAAGCTGCTCACTATATGAGAAAACAGCAGCAGGGAAAAATTGTTAATATTGGTTCGGTATCCACAACTAGACCAAGGCCAGGCCTGCAATGCTATGTTGCTTCCAAAGGGGCGGTAGAGTCTTTTTCCAAAGCGCTTGCCTTGGAGCTGGCAGCAGACCAGATTAATGTGAATGTTCTTCATCCTGGTCCAGCTGATACAACTATGCTTGGACAATTTTCAGGAGAAGGTGCGAATGTGGATGATACGAAAAAAGAGGTCTTTGAAAAAAGTGTGCCACTTGGCAGATTATTGAAACCAGAAGATATTGCACAGTCGGTTAAATTCCTGTTGTCAGAAGAAACAAATATGGTTACAGGATCCGTTTTACATGTAGATGGGGGAAGAAATATCTAATTTGAGCCAAAGGAGAGGATCTTTTGAAAGCATTCCAAATGTACATTGACGGGAAATGGACGAAGGGTACCGGTACCGACACAATCGATGTGAAGAATCCGTCCAGCGGGGAAATTATTGCCACGATCCCCCGCGGAACAGAGGAAGATGTGAATCGGGCAGTGCAGGCTGCGAAGGCTGCATTTAACGGGGAAGAGTGGCGAAAGGTAAAAGCGTTTGAACGTGGCGAAATTTTATTTCAAATTGCCGACAAACTGAAATCACACAGAGATGAATTGGCTGAACTGGAATGCATAGACGTAGGAAAACCACTTTCGCAGGCATATGCGGACGTGGATGCAGCGATTCGGTATTTTCGGTTTTATGGTGGTGCCGCGGATAAAGTGATGGGCGATACCATTCCGATTGAAGATGGTTTACTGGATTATGTGGTGCGTGAACCGGCCGGAGTAACTGCGCACATTATACCGTGGAATTATCCCCTGCAAATTACTTCGCGCAGTGTTGCAGCGGCAATTGCTACCGGAAATACAGTTGTAGTGAAAAGCGCGGAGGATACACCAATGACAGCAATGAGGTTAAGTGCGTTTTTTGAGGAGATTAATTTGCCAGCAGGTGTGTTTAATCATGTGACCGGTTATGGACAGGAAGCTGGGGCAGCTTTATCAGGTCATCCGCTCGTTAACCATGTTACGTTTACCGGCTCAGTTGGTACGGGGATTGCCGTTGGACAAGCTGCCATGGCTAATGTCGTACCTTCAACCTTGGAGCTGGGCGGAAAATCTCCGAATATTGTATTTGCCGATTGTGATAGGCAGAAAACCGTGGAAGGTGTGGTCCGGTCTATTATTCAGAATGCAGGACAAACCTGCTCTGCGGGAGCAAGACTGTTAGTAGAGGAATCGTTTAAACAAGAATTTTTGGAAAAAGTCGTAGAGCGGTTCGGAAATCTGACGATTGGAGCAGGGATTCAGGATAAAGACCTGGGGCCGATTTTGAACGATAAACAATACCATCATGTAATGGATATGATTGATCTGGCGAAAGAGGAAGGAGATATCCTTGTCGGCGGAAATTCGGTGAAGGTAGAAGGATATGAAGGCGGACTTTATATACAGCCGACCATTATTGACGGGATTAGCAGGGACAGCAGGCTTGCACAAGAGGAAATTTTCGGTCCTGTGTTAACTGTTTTTACGTTTAAGGATATCGAGGAAGCGTTGGAATTAGCAAACAGCACGGATTACGGCCTGGTAACAGGTATTTGGACAAAGGATATAAGTACAGCCCACTATTTAGCAAGCAGAATTGATTCCGGTCAAATATTTATCAATAATTATGGCGCTGGAGGCGGCGTGCAAATGCCATTCGGCGGTTATAAGAAAAGCGGGTTCGGCAGAGAAAAAGGATGGACCGCGCTATATAATTATACCGTAATGAAGAATGTGGCGGTTAAGTATAGCTGATGTGGGGACTTTGATGGAGGGGGACAGTCCCCATTTAAATGGGGACTGTCCCCCGTTGCACTAACGCGCTAAAGTGTTTTCGATCAGAGACTTCTGTTGCAGGGTGATAAATGGATATTTCACTCTGCAATGGGTCAACATCGTTTCGTGATGAAATGTTTGACAACTCACAATATTTATAATAGAATAACTGTATACAATTACACAAAGAATGGGGGTGAACTAAATGAATCGTTTATTTAACCAATCTTCACCTCGAAGGATTTCCGCTAAGGATCTGGCATATTTTGAATTAAAACAAAAAATATTAGAAGGAATACTGGCGCCTGATGAGGTATTAGTTGAGGAGGAGTTGTCACAAGAATTAGGCGTTAGTCGTACACCGCTGCGTGAAGCGTTGCAAATACTAGTTTTTGAAAATTTAATTGAACGCCAATCAAATGGACGACTTAAGGTTGCTTCTATGTCCATTAAAGAAGTAGAAGAAATCTTTAATGTAAGGAGCAAACTAGAAGAAATAGCGGTTGAACAGGCTACGGAAAATGCAACCGAGGATGATATGAACCATTTAACCAATATTGTCTATATGATTAAACAGACGTACGGCGATGGGAAAATTGATGATCTTTTGTATTATGGTAACAAATTCCACAACTATATCTATGATTTAAGTGAAAACAGAACAGTAAAGAATATCATTTCGCAATTGAATGACCATATTTATCGATATAAACGGATCATCTTTAATGAAAAAAATTGCGGTGTTATGGATGATTCTGAAGAACATGAATTAATTTTGGAACGTATTGTGCAAAGAGATAAGGCTGGTGCCAAATCAGCAATGAAAAAGCATATCCAAAATAGCTTGAAGGATGCAGTCCACGCAATTAAAAAATCCAAATACTACGATGAAAATGACCAGGTAGATGAAGTCCAATAAGCTAATTATTACCGATAGGCTAGTTTTAACACAAGGCCTATTCATTTTTAACGCTTAGATTGTATACAATTATACAAATTCAAAAAAGCACTTAGTAGAGGAGTAAATCTTTTCGGTATAAAGTATAAAAAATAGGAGGCGCATTTGTAATGGGAAATCAAGTTAAGCACTATGATCTAGATGACTTTGTGAGGGAAATGACTGCAGTTGTAGAACAAAGCGAGAGAGATGACGATCTGGTAGACGAAGCGGAGGATTTAGTAGGGAAACTGATAAGCGATACATCGTGGCTTCCCGTTGAAAAAATGGAACCAGATGCAGATCACTACGCACGTCACTCTCTTTACTGGGATCCACAGGACCGCTTTGAGGTGCTTGCCCTTGTCTGGAGTCCAGGTCAGGCTACACCAATACATGACCATGATGGTACGTGGGGCGTAGAGGGAGTTGCCGCCGGGCGTATGAAAGTAACCAATTTCTTGAAAATGGAGGACGTTTCCGATGATGTTGTCAAACTCCGTAATTCGGGAGTGATGACGTTTAATCAGCAAAGTACCGGACAGCTTCTGCCGCCAGCAGACTGTCATATCCTTGAACAACAGGGGGACAAACCTACTATTACGATTCATGTTTATGGGAAACAGCTTCGTAAATTTAAGATTTTTGACCCGCTTGAAGAGGAAGAAACGTTTAAAGTACGCAAACACATTGTTGCCTATACGGAAGAATCATAGGTGCTCTATAATTCTTGTTATGATTTGAAAAAGGAAATGGTGGTTAATGGAAATGTACAACGAACTGGCAATGAAACTAAACCAGG
This Virgibacillus phasianinus DNA region includes the following protein-coding sequences:
- a CDS encoding PspC domain-containing protein is translated as MQNKLRKSAKDKSISGVCGGIAEYFGISSLGVRIIFIVLTPANLLIYIILANTILDSPPSL
- a CDS encoding DUF4183 domain-containing protein; this encodes MALQLMKLQIGGTVTTNVEPNAASFFNVTTTDTAPGSTLTIDAADFFQDDGSAVTELPQLATDNSYFTVYVNGVAQMEGLSTYTPGATGVGSLAIDVPAGGDPIIADSPVVLQVVNFTPTSTTDFTT
- a CDS encoding DUF4183 domain-containing protein, with the protein product MKKKYCHPRYTKKSSFDEDLRCKGTCEHCCKECRGSPKNSPVNTNTFNPSFNPSITINVSTGSTPNPSIGLETVQYIALAKEDKKIYTNQDALKQYGSGDILNPNNVSYTNLFVNGVLQPPSIYDLEEAPFT
- a CDS encoding FadR/GntR family transcriptional regulator: MTFSIDKISLNRTISSEIVLIIKDNLLSGELKPGDKLPTEKELMEKLGVSRTPVREAIKILEAIGVIQIKRGEGMFITNNPSHFSLNPLIFSLIMHSNSMEQLIEFRQHFEVLLINMIITDGNKDISKIEEVYQSQKERMNSSLSPEELAEIDLEFHHAVLEATNNPFVIEIGKTIYEIIKPNMIHFKHTSNIKRTLQTHNFYLELLRGNTDFNSSTLVQQMIKNNEEMVE
- a CDS encoding YhdT family protein, which produces MENKKRKQERRFAIANREAIIGCILAVINFVWWYGFAYGLGSKPPEEYTYILGFPAWIFFSLILGTLFMFVLVFIVVKFLLTDISLEDEDENEEDEDEVMNV
- the panF gene encoding sodium/pantothenate symporter yields the protein MNWNVITPLLLFLVVIFLIGIWSNRKLSKAEGFLSDYFLGSREFGGLVLAMTMVATYGSASSFLGGPGAAYTIGFGWVLLAMTQVATGYFVLLILGKKFAIVARRYNAVTLIDFLKERYKSTAVVLLAAFSIIVFLFSAMAAQWVGGAYLIQSVTGINYTAALFIFTASVLVYVTIGGFRAVVITDTVQGIVMLFGTILLLVAVVIAGGGLSTIFSDLVSINPNLITPFGHDGSLTASYVSSYWILVGVGVVAVPQVAVRAMSYKNSKSMHRAIMIGTVVVGTIMLGMHLIGVFARPVLPGIEVADKVIPFIALEVVPPWLAGILLAGPLAAIMSTVDSLLLLVSSSIVKDVYLNYLKPKATEKQIKTVSMSVTAVIGIVAFLLAISPPDLLIFLNLFAFGGLEAAFMWPLILGLYWKYANKTGAIASMITGIGSYIAIHFYNQAFGDLFGVHTVTVPVFLSLIVFVVFSLIFKQEAYEFPTRNIRKGA
- a CDS encoding amidase, whose product is MKLVMDWNEWSDLDAMGIAELVRNGEITPREVAQQVSAGVEALNPEINSVIEIFDDVVKDPLKDGMDPEGVFAGVPFLMKDLSSTVKGRLQEMGSLMMKGNRATADSFLTKQIRNAGLNIIGRTTTPEFGLCSSAENPDVYITRNPWNLDYTTCGSSAGTAASVAAGIIPISHATDGGGSIRIPAGVNGNIGLKPSRGVFSAAPNSSDLMNVVSAQGCHTRTIRDTAAFVDNCRGGAPGEFMPYWKPSESYTEQIRRDPKKLRIAVSHEWGDYRATPHIVAELERAAHFLEGLGHHVEWVVPDVNLHAAYEAQTSAYIMKFAQTISNILEQKGLERPPADLIEPMCIRVFEEGRFASYAERARMQGVFNKTSRELATFFEDWDIILTPVMASPTPLLGTKEYLTISDNPSVYNWFENLWGIFAYTSIANLCGLPGISLPMAEMENGMPFGIHALARQGDDGLLLQLGAQIERALDGKWNHGRKPAVHVSEI
- a CDS encoding tartrate dehydrogenase is translated as MNVDKIAILPGDGIGPEVTREAVKILQTLSEIDSTFQMETKEFNWNSDYYLEHGRMMPEDGLDQLKDFDAILFGAIGDYRVPDSVTIWNLILPIRKHFQQYVNFRPVKLLRGMESPLKQDNPIDFVIIRENSEGEYTDSGGNMFHGETREMAIQNTVMTRQGITQIAEFAYQYAREHGLTKVTNATKSNVVVHAMSFWDRMVEEIADKNKDIAYEKYYIDALAAYFVQRPKSFEVVLASNLFGDILSDLGSAIVGGLGLAPSGNINPSGEFPSMFEAVHGSAPDIAGKGIANPMAQIWSAALMLEHLGRRDLHDAVLTAMEEVLEEKKVLTPDIGGTASTVEIGDVIAGKLKKIMG
- a CDS encoding SDR family NAD(P)-dependent oxidoreductase, with the translated sequence MTLKGKTMIVTGAAGGMGKATVALLLEEGANVAGCDLHTDSLDEFNGHPGFMAYQGNLLAEDTVRHIFKETFDRFGSIDGLANILGIAQSATPIEDCSLDDYRKIMDVNMTSIFLTCREAAHYMRKQQQGKIVNIGSVSTTRPRPGLQCYVASKGAVESFSKALALELAADQINVNVLHPGPADTTMLGQFSGEGANVDDTKKEVFEKSVPLGRLLKPEDIAQSVKFLLSEETNMVTGSVLHVDGGRNI